One window of the Balaenoptera ricei isolate mBalRic1 chromosome X, mBalRic1.hap2, whole genome shotgun sequence genome contains the following:
- the PGK1 gene encoding phosphoglycerate kinase 1 — translation MSLSNKLTLDKMDVKGKRVIMRVDFNVPMKNNQITNNQRIKAAVPSIKFCLDHGAKSVVLMSHLGRPDGVPMPDKYSLQPVAVELKSLLGKDVLFLKDCVGPEVEKACADPAAGSVILLENLRFHVEEEGKGKDASGNKVKAEPAKIEAFRASLSKLGDVYVNDAFGTAHRAHSSMVGVNLPEKAGGFLMKKELNYFAKALESPERPFLAILGGAKVADKIQLISNMLDKVNEMIIGGGMAFTFLKVLNNMEIGTSLFDEEGSKIVKDLISKAEKNGVKITLPVDFVTADKFDENAKTGQATVASGIPAGWMGLDCGPESSKKYAEAVARAKQIVWNGPVGVFEWEAFARGTKALMDEVVKATSRGCITIIGGGDTATCCAKWNTEDKVSHVSTGGGASLELLEGKVLPGVEALSSV, via the exons GATCAAGGCTGCCGTTCCAAGCATCAAATTCTGCTTGGACCATGGAGCCAAGTCAGTTGTTCTTATGAGCCACCTGGGCCGGCCTGATGGTGTCCCCATGCCTGACAAGTACTCCTTGCAGCCAGTTGCTGTAGAACTCAAATCTCTGCTGGGCAA GGATGTTTTGTTCTTGAAGGACTGTGTGGGCCCAGAAGTGGAGAAAGCTTGTGCTGACCCAGCTGCTGGGTCTGTCATCCTGCTGGAGAACCTTCGCTTTCAtgtggaggaagaagggaagggaaaagatgCTTCTGGGAACAAG GTTAAAGCTGAGCCAGCCAAAATAGAAGCCTTTCGAGCTTCGCTTTCCAAGCTAGGGGATGTCTATGTCAATGATGCTTTTGGCACTGCTCACCGAGCCCACAG CTCCATGGTGGGAGTAAATCTGCCAGAGAAGGCTGGAGGTTTTTTGATGAAGAAGGAGCTGAACTACTTTGCCAAGGCCTTGGAGAGCCCAGAGCGACCCTTCCTGGCCATCCTGGGCGG AGCTAAAGTTGCAGACAAGATCCAGCTGATCAGTAATATGCTAGACAAAGTCAATGAAATGATTATTGGTGGTGGAATGGCCTTTACCTTCCTTAAGGTGCTCAACAACATGGAG ATTGGCACTTCTCTGTTTGACGAAGAGGGATCCAAGATCGTCAAAGACCTGATATCCAAAGCTGAGAAGAATGGCGTGAAGATTACCTTGCCTGTTGACTTTGTCACTGCTGATAAGTTTGATGAGAATGCCAAGACTGGCCAAGCCACTGTGGCCTCTGGCATACCTGCTGGCTGGATG GGCTTGGACTGTGGTCCTGAGAGCAGCAAGAAGTATGCTGAGGCTGTTGCTCGGGCTAAGCAGATTGTGTGGAATGGACCTGTGGGTGTATTTGAATGGGAAGCTTTTGCCCGAGGAACCAAAGCCCTCATGGATGAGGTGGTGAAAGCCACTTCCAGGGGCTGCATCACCATCATAG GTGGTGGAGACACTGCTACTTGCTGTGCCAAATGGAACACAGAGGATAAAGTCAGCCATGTGAGCACCGGAGGTGGTGCCAGTTTAGAGCTCCTGGAAG GTAAAGTCCTTCCTGGGGTGGAGGCTCTCAGCAGTGTTTAG
- the TAF9B gene encoding transcription initiation factor TFIID subunit 9B isoform X1 — MESGKMAPPKNAPRDALVMAQILKDMGITEYEPRVINQMLEFAFRYVTSILDDAKIYSSHAKKPNVDADDVRLAIQCRADQSFTSPPPRDFLLDIARQKNQTPLPLIKPYAGPRLPPDRYCLTAPNYRLKSLIKKGPNQGRLVPRLSVGAVSSRPTTPTIATPQTVSVPNKVAPPVSVTSQRFTVQIPPSQSTPVKPVPATTAVQNVLLNPSMIGPKNILITTNMVSSQNTANESNPLKRKHEDDDNDTMDSKRMNKAQ, encoded by the exons ATGGAGTCGGGCAAGATGGCGCCTCCCAAGAACGCTCCGAGAGATGCGTTG GTGATGGCACAGATCCTGAAGGATATGGGAATTACGGAGTACGAACCAAGGGTTATAAATCAAATGTTGGAATTTGCTTTCC GATATGTGACTTCAATTCTGGATGATGCAAAAATTTATTCAAGCCATGCTAAGAAACCTAATGTTGATGCAGATGATGTGAGACTGGCAATCCAGTGTCGGGCTGACCAATCTTTTACCTCTCCTCCCCCGAGAGAT tttttactgGATATTGcaagacagaaaaatcaaaccCCTTTACCACTGATTAAGCCATATGCAGGACCCAGACTGCCACCTGACAGATACTGCTTAACTGCTCCAAACTATAGGCTAAAGTCCTTAATTAAAAAG GGACCTAACCAAGGAAGACTAGTTCCACGGTTAAGTGTTGGTGCTGTTAGTAGCAGACCTACCACTCCTACTATAG CAACCCCACAAACAGTGTCTGTCCCAAATAAAGTTGCACCTCCAGTGTCAGTGACAAGCCAAAGATTTACGGTGCAGATTCCACCTTCTCAGTCCACACCTGTCAAACCAG TTCCTGCAACAACTGCAGTTCAAAATGTTCTGCTTAATCCTTCAATGATTGGGCCCAAAAATATTCTTATTACCACCAACATGGTTTCATCACAGAACACGGCCAATGAATCAAACCCACTGAAGAGAAAACATGAAGATGATGACAATGATACTAT GGATTCAAAGAGGATGAACAAGGCCCAGTAA
- the TAF9B gene encoding transcription initiation factor TFIID subunit 9B isoform X2 — protein MESGKMAPPKNAPRDALVMAQILKDMGITEYEPRVINQMLEFAFRYVTSILDDAKIYSSHAKKPNVDADDVRLAIQCRADQSFTSPPPRDFLLDIARQKNQTPLPLIKPYAGPRLPPDRYCLTAPNYRLKSLIKKGPNQGRLVPRLSVGAVSSRPTTPTIATPQTVSVPNKVAPPVSVTSQRFTVQIPPSQSTPVKPVPATTAVQNVLLNPSMIGPKNILITTNMVSSQNTANESNPLKRKHEDDDNDTM, from the exons ATGGAGTCGGGCAAGATGGCGCCTCCCAAGAACGCTCCGAGAGATGCGTTG GTGATGGCACAGATCCTGAAGGATATGGGAATTACGGAGTACGAACCAAGGGTTATAAATCAAATGTTGGAATTTGCTTTCC GATATGTGACTTCAATTCTGGATGATGCAAAAATTTATTCAAGCCATGCTAAGAAACCTAATGTTGATGCAGATGATGTGAGACTGGCAATCCAGTGTCGGGCTGACCAATCTTTTACCTCTCCTCCCCCGAGAGAT tttttactgGATATTGcaagacagaaaaatcaaaccCCTTTACCACTGATTAAGCCATATGCAGGACCCAGACTGCCACCTGACAGATACTGCTTAACTGCTCCAAACTATAGGCTAAAGTCCTTAATTAAAAAG GGACCTAACCAAGGAAGACTAGTTCCACGGTTAAGTGTTGGTGCTGTTAGTAGCAGACCTACCACTCCTACTATAG CAACCCCACAAACAGTGTCTGTCCCAAATAAAGTTGCACCTCCAGTGTCAGTGACAAGCCAAAGATTTACGGTGCAGATTCCACCTTCTCAGTCCACACCTGTCAAACCAG TTCCTGCAACAACTGCAGTTCAAAATGTTCTGCTTAATCCTTCAATGATTGGGCCCAAAAATATTCTTATTACCACCAACATGGTTTCATCACAGAACACGGCCAATGAATCAAACCCACTGAAGAGAAAACATGAAGATGATGACAATGATACTATGTAA
- the TAF9B gene encoding transcription initiation factor TFIID subunit 9B isoform X3, whose translation MESGKMAPPKNAPRDALVMAQILKDMGITEYEPRVINQMLEFAFRYVTSILDDAKIYSSHAKKPNVDADDVRLAIQCRADQSFTSPPPRDFLLDIARQKNQTPLPLIKPYAGPRLPPDRYCLTAPNYRLKSLIKKGPNQGRLVPRLSVGAVSSRPTTPTIATPQTVSVPNKVAPPVSVTSQRFTVQIPPSQSTPVKPGRWP comes from the exons ATGGAGTCGGGCAAGATGGCGCCTCCCAAGAACGCTCCGAGAGATGCGTTG GTGATGGCACAGATCCTGAAGGATATGGGAATTACGGAGTACGAACCAAGGGTTATAAATCAAATGTTGGAATTTGCTTTCC GATATGTGACTTCAATTCTGGATGATGCAAAAATTTATTCAAGCCATGCTAAGAAACCTAATGTTGATGCAGATGATGTGAGACTGGCAATCCAGTGTCGGGCTGACCAATCTTTTACCTCTCCTCCCCCGAGAGAT tttttactgGATATTGcaagacagaaaaatcaaaccCCTTTACCACTGATTAAGCCATATGCAGGACCCAGACTGCCACCTGACAGATACTGCTTAACTGCTCCAAACTATAGGCTAAAGTCCTTAATTAAAAAG GGACCTAACCAAGGAAGACTAGTTCCACGGTTAAGTGTTGGTGCTGTTAGTAGCAGACCTACCACTCCTACTATAG CAACCCCACAAACAGTGTCTGTCCCAAATAAAGTTGCACCTCCAGTGTCAGTGACAAGCCAAAGATTTACGGTGCAGATTCCACCTTCTCAGTCCACACCTGTCAAACCAG GAAGGTGGCCGTAA
- the TAF9B gene encoding transcription initiation factor TFIID subunit 9B isoform X4, producing MESGKMAPPKNAPRDALVMAQILKDMGITEYEPRVINQMLEFAFRYVTSILDDAKIYSSHAKKPNVDADDVRLAIQCRADQSFTSPPPRDFLLDIARQKNQTPLPLIKPYAGPRLPPDRYCLTAPNYRLKSLIKKGPNQGRLVPRLSVGAVSSRPTTPTIGLHHSLSTSCFLAQDVPSSSYIFLTPVLESAISPKSPGSS from the exons ATGGAGTCGGGCAAGATGGCGCCTCCCAAGAACGCTCCGAGAGATGCGTTG GTGATGGCACAGATCCTGAAGGATATGGGAATTACGGAGTACGAACCAAGGGTTATAAATCAAATGTTGGAATTTGCTTTCC GATATGTGACTTCAATTCTGGATGATGCAAAAATTTATTCAAGCCATGCTAAGAAACCTAATGTTGATGCAGATGATGTGAGACTGGCAATCCAGTGTCGGGCTGACCAATCTTTTACCTCTCCTCCCCCGAGAGAT tttttactgGATATTGcaagacagaaaaatcaaaccCCTTTACCACTGATTAAGCCATATGCAGGACCCAGACTGCCACCTGACAGATACTGCTTAACTGCTCCAAACTATAGGCTAAAGTCCTTAATTAAAAAG GGACCTAACCAAGGAAGACTAGTTCCACGGTTAAGTGTTGGTGCTGTTAGTAGCAGACCTACCACTCCTACTATAG GtctccatcattctttgagcacttctTGCTTCCTGGCACAAGATGTTCCAAGCTCATCTTACATTTTCCTtaccccagtcctagaatcagccatttctccaaagagccctgGTTCCTCTTAG